From a region of the Syngnathoides biaculeatus isolate LvHL_M chromosome 2, ASM1980259v1, whole genome shotgun sequence genome:
- the LOC133491594 gene encoding rho GTPase-activating protein 6 isoform X3, translating into MGDAVFFDRQHSSLGDFTWSSLSGQSVRLTAVAIQSLSELERARLQEVAYARLHQDYDVGCQITVPKDGQKRKKSLRRKLDSLSKEKSKDKEGVPQAFSIPLSQVIANDRAHRQRQDGYRQDPPQREEHKDSSDLVSSILQFATKRSSNKELSSSNSSLSSTSETANESTSPNTPEAAPRVRRRGGMSVDSITDLDDNQSRLLEALQLSLPAETPSKKEKHRDKRLSLNPIYRQVPRMVDSCCQHIEKYGLQTVGIFRVGSSKKRVRQLREEFDRGIDVQLDEEHSVHDVAALLKEFFRDMPDPLLTKELYTAFINTTLLDAEEQQSVMQLLVYLLPASNSDTLHRLLLFLSTVADHADDRQDKDRQEITGNKMTSLNLATIFGPNLLHKLKSSDKEFSVQSSARAEESTAVIAVLQKMIASYQTLFMVPPDLQNEVLMSLLETDPDVVDYLLRRKASQSMDLLHSEEPFTLSERHSSSDSNKPSSGEVSPYDNNSPTLNERRGEAGKPNGPMIGQVAAWAGESGVDSRVGPDCISEEHANIWGTWHTTLKQALKDQTYTGSQDNITYRKEEGIQEGLDGLRDDSRHKPMTLPTRTVSGIAGCRPHPPVTGLGTSPHLQPTNNRSVQALEHAHGACTTSGMKGWVNSNESVRYPPPYNVHHHLAACQSSPRLPAAQQHPLQHNMPRAEQKNSDGPMMLHSQEWQDWQRDRWQIWQLLSSDSADTLPETLV; encoded by the exons ATGGGAGACGCCGTATTCTTCGACAGGCAACATTCCTCCCTC GGTGACTTCACTTGGAGCAGCCTGTCCGGCCAGAGTGTGCGTCTCACTGCAGTTGCCATACAGAGCCTGTCCGAACTGGAGAGGGCCCGTCTCCAGGAAGTGGCTTATGCCCGCTTGCATCAAGACTACGATGTTGGATGTCAGATTACTGTGCCAAAAG ATGgacagaagaggaaaaagtCCTTAAGAAGGAAGCTGGATTCTTTATCCAAGGAGAAGAGCAAAGATAAAG AGGGTGTTCCTCAAGCCTTCAGTATACCCCTTTCCCAGGTCATCGCAAATGACAGGGCGCATAGGCAGCGCCAGGACGGCTATCGTCAGGATCCGCCACAGCGAGAGGAGCACAAGGACTCTTCTGACCTTGTCTCTTCCATTCTACAG TTTGCGACTAAGCGATCTTCTAATAAGGAGCTCTCAAGCAGTAACTCATCATTGAGCTCCACATCGGAGACAGCCAACGAGTCAACGTCGCCCAACACGCCTGAGGCTGCACCGCGAGTGCGCAGACGT GGTGGCATGTCGGTAGATTCGATAACAGATCTGGATGACAACCAGTCCCGGTTACTGGAAGCACTGCAGCTCTCCCTGCCTGCAGAGACGCCAAGTAAAAAAGAGAAGCACAGGGATAAACGGCTGAGTCTCAACCCTATATACCGCCAGGTCCCCCGTATGGTCGACAGCTGTTGTCAACACATTGAGAAATACG GTTTGCAGACAGTTGGGATATTCCGGGTGGGAAGTTCCAAGAAAAGAGTTCGGCAG TTACGAGAGGAGTTTGACCGTGGCATTGATGTCCAGTTAGATGAGGAGCACAGCGTTCACGATGTGGCCGCTTTGTTGAAGGAGTTCTTCAGGGACATGCCTGACCCACTTCTCACCAAAGAGCTGTACACTGCCTTCATAAACACTACAT TGTTggatgcagaggagcagcaaaGTGTCATGCAGCTCCTGGTGTACTTGCTCCCAGCATCCAACAGCGACACACTGCACCGCCTCCTGTTGTTCCTGTCCACCGTGGCCGACCATGCCGATGACCGGCAAGACAAAGATAGACAGGAG ATCACGGGGAACAAAATGACCTCCTTAAACCTGGCCACAATCTTTGGCCCCAACCTGCTCCATAAACTCAAGTCTTCAGACAAAGAGTTCAGTGTCCAGAGCTCAGCCCGGGCGGAGGAGAGTACAGCCGTCATCGCTGTGCTACAGAAAATGATCGCCAGCTACCAGACCCTCTTCATG GTCCCACCTGACCTGCAAAATGAAGTTTTAATGAGTCTACTGGAAACAGACCCCGATGTGGTGGACTATCTCTTGAGACGAAAAGCATCACA GAGTATGGATCTACTCCACTCTGAGGAGCCCTTCACCCTGAGCGAACGCCACTCCTCCAGCGACTCAAACAAACCATCCAGTGGGGAGGTGTCTCCATATGACAACAACTCCCCCACCCTGAATGAACGGAGAGGGGAGGCAGGGAAGCCAAATGGTCCGATGATAGGGCAAGTGGCGGCCTGGGCAGGGGAGTCTGGAGTTGACAGCAGGGTGGGACCAG ACTGTATATCAGAGGAACATGCTAACATTTGGGGGACGTGGCACACGACTCTCAAACAAGCACTCAAGGACCAAACTTATACAG GTTCCCAGGACAATATTACAtacaggaaggaggaaggaataCAGGAAGGACTCGATGGACTCCGTGATGATAGCAGACACAAGCCGATGACACTGCCAACAAGGACAGTGTCTGGCATCGCCGGGTGTAGACCCCACCCGCCAGTGACCGGTCTGGGCACTAGCCCTCACCTGCAGCCAACCAACAATCGCTCTGTGCAAGCCCTCGAGCATGCTCATGGAGCCTGCACAACGTCGGGAATGAAAGGCTGGGTGAACTCTAACGAGAGTGTCCGATACCCTCCCCCTTATAATGTTCACCACCATCTGGCCGCTTGTCAAAGTTCGCCACGGCTTCCAGCAGCTCAGCAGCACCCCCTGCAGCACAATATGCCAAGGGCTGAACAGAAAAACTCCGATGGGCCCATGATGCTGCACAGCCAGGAGTGGCAGGACTGGCAGAGGGACCGCTGGCAAATATGGCAGCTGCTATCATCAGACAGTGCGGACACATTGCCGGAGACGTTGGTGTGA